The Juglans microcarpa x Juglans regia isolate MS1-56 chromosome 8D, Jm3101_v1.0, whole genome shotgun sequence genomic sequence CAGTAACCTAGATTCGACTGTGAAGTTTGGCTGAACTATAAACACGACTTAGACATTGGGTTCTGTGCCCATATTTGGTCATTTGCTTCAGGAAAAAACTTTGCCAGTCTAAGCAGGGCAAAAAGTGGTGGTCGCAGACTCGCATATCTAATAATCAATTCTCATGAATTGTTcgaaacctatatatatatatatatatatatatataaaatctcgTGACttgtttgaaaaacaaaaaggctTATGCAATTGTTTATTGGTTAATAACATTCACTAGTATTATACAAGCACTAGATTGTGTATTGAAAGGCAAAGTTACACTTTCACAGCACAAATAGTGATGGTGCTAACTATTTTCTGGCGGTGGTTGAACAAGATGCTTTGAAATTCCACCTTGTGTGGTGGTATGTTCCATCTGAAAGTGCTAAATCTTGACTACATTAACTTTGTGTTCTTTTTCTAATAGATATACAAAGTATGCGTATTGACTCTGTAAACAGTTGGAATCTCCAGAGCTAAAGTTCAGTGGCCCTGAAAAATTGGGAAGGATAGAGTATTTTGAACACCTTCGAAATGCAAAGTTCTGCCTTGCTCCTCGTGGGGAGTCATCTTGGTCTCTCCGATATTATGAGTCTTCCTTtgtggtctctctctctctctctctgttttcacATACACGAAATAGGGTGGACCAGTTAAAATAATGTGTGTTTCTGCTAAACAGGAGTGCATCCCAGTCATCTTATCGGATCAAATAGAATTGCCTTTCCAGAATGCCATTGACTACACCCAGATATCAATAAAATGGCCATCCACTCAAATTGGTCCCCAACTTTTGGACTACCTAGAATCTATACCAGGTCAAATTCGACACTTCATTATGTCGTGGTTTTCATACTGTTGCCAATAACATGTTATGGCTTCTGTTTTTGGTTTTCAGATGACCATATAGAGAAGATGATTGCCCATGTTAAACATATAAGGTGCCTATGGGTTTATGCTCCCGAATCGGTATCATGCTCAGCATTGCACGGCATTATGTGGGAACTTCAGAGGAAAGTAAGGCAATTTCACCAGTCGGCTGAGACATTCTGGCTGCACAACGGATCTATTGTAAATAGAAACTTGATTGAATTCTCTAACTGGAAACCTCCCTTGCCTTTGCCTTGATCATGGTTAGAGATGATCCCTTTGCTTGcctgtatattttattttcataaaaccaGTCCGCATtctatttgatttgttttgttaGTTTTAGGCCTTTCTCTCTCGTGCACATGATTTCTTAGGTTAGATGTATTCCTCCCGAATATAATGGGATACACGGTCCTCCTCCCCCTTCTTTCCCCTCGccccattttttctttaatctgaTCATTATGCATAGACATCATGAATACCCTTTTAAGAATCTAATTCTCAATGATAAGCACTGTAACCCCATGTTCAAAAATCTTTAGAGTTCCATTgcaagtttttgttttgtttttttttttttttttttgtactcgTGTCCATTCACTGTCATGCTCTTGCTATGGTGGAGGATAATTTGATGAACTTGGATGCTTGTGGCTGAAGTAATATCGAGATTATCGGTACTTTACATTGATTAAAGTATGGGTTCTTAATATGGAATGCCCTTCAACACTTTTGGGGGGGCTGATTCTCCTGGTTTATTTCTATGAGATGCTAAAGTATATCTCTaatctttatcatttttaaccAAATGGattgattttacatatttttagttTACAAGTCAACTACTTAAATAAAGCATAATACCACAAGTATTGCGACGAAATTTCCGCTAACGATGGTAACCATTATGCGAGGAGCGAACGAAAATTCTAGAGAAACTGAAGAAGTTCAAAGATAGCCAGGCTTCCTGAGCCAGGCTTTCCAAGTCCGGGTGGACAGGAATAAACACCAAAAGGGAATCCGAATCTCCCAGAAACATGCCACGCGTCAGGcctaaaaaattatgattttaatcACAGAGAATTCGGATTTTGCACAGTTTTGACACCACGTCCACACATAACCAAACCCATACACCGTGACAACCTCAACTTCTACAAGATACCACCCATCAAGTTTCAGTTTCCTGTAATCGGAGAGTTGGTGGTCTGAACTCTCCTGAGACCAAATAACAGAACAGGCTTCTTTTTCTAAGTTAAAATCTGTGTTGGAGAACATGGGAACagttttatatagtagttgcaGCTTTTCGTGGAGATATCACCAGCAGAAAGTTCACTCTAATAATTTGCTTACACATTCTTCACTGGAAAGTGGGATTTCTAGAGCAAAAGTTACTGCTTGTTCAGGAGAGAGTGGATTGGTTGGTGAAGAAGTTGAGAAAGGCTCAGGATTTATGAAGAGAAGATCGGTTTTGGTTTCTGGGACTTCTTTAATCTCCTCGGCAATTTTGGGCTCTGCAAGAGAGGGGCTGGCTGTGGTCAAACAAGGTCTTCTTGCTGGGCGGATACCTGGCCTGTCCGAACCAGATGAACAAGGTTGGTTTTCGtagtttttcatattctcatGCTCGCCTGCATTCTAATTGCCCTGTCGTTTTAATTGTGTCCTAATTTATCATAAAGGTCATGAAATTCACCTTGCAAGATTTTTTCATAATGTTAATAGTTGTATCTCCAATTGCTTGGTAGTATCTTCATACTTCTTAGCGACTAAGTTTACATCAAAAGACTGTTTTCTCGATCTAGGAGACTAGCACCATTTGTTTCTAATTTGTCAGTTAAGATGTGGGCGAAGTACTTAAGAGGGCAAAAATGATCCATATACCCTTCTTCTCCATCCATATATGAAAGCTGCAGCTCCAAATATTATTTGCTCCTAACAACTTGTGAGGAAAAGGCAGAAAGTAAATAGAAGAAGGACGTCCCAGAGATAACCCTTTATAACCTGATCGATTATAAATTAATGCATGGCAcataaaaattctattcagTCTTCGATCGTGCAAGATTTTCACTTGTTCTACACATTGGAATACTTTCTGTAGTTGCCACAGTCAAGTGTATAGAATCCCGTTATGGAACTTAATTGTATAGGGTTGAAGATTCTGGATCCATTCAAGCTACACATCCTttgtcttttttccttttttgttttgtttatcgGTATTGTCAAGTTCACTAGGAAAACATATGCTCAGTCAGGTTGGAGGACATACCGCAGGCCAGATGAGAAGTCTGGAGGGCATGGTGTTGGATGGAGTCCGATCATCCCGTACGCATTTTCTGTCCCTCAGGATTGGGAAGAGGTGATAATATACAACCAAAACTTGAGGCTGAATTGTTTGTTTGAACTTGCATTTGAATCGCATATTCAAGTTGTTTTGTTTCTAGAAAGTCTCCCTCTCATTTTTGGTTTACCTCTTCTTATTGCAATGGATTCATCAATACAATCTGTATACCAGGTTCCAGTATCCATCGCAGATCTTGGTGGCACTGAAATTGATTTGAGATTTGCTAGCTCTAAGGAAGGAcgcatatttgttattgttgctCCTGTTCTTAGATTTGCAGATGGTTAgttcccataactcttttacttatataaaaaaaaaaaaaaagttcccaTCACTCTTTTTTTCCAAGTAGCATTCTGCAGTTGGAAGAATGCCCAATGCTTGTGTGCTTTATGAACTTTGACTAGTTGTGCCTTTCTGGGAAGAATTTTCCATGCTCTTGGTTAAAGAATTTTGATGCTCACGTCTTTGTATAGGTCTTGGTGAGAATGCTAAAATCGAACTAATTGGGCCTCCAGAAAAAGTGATCGATGCATTTGGACCAGAAGTGATTGGGGAAAATGTAGAAGGAAAGGTTATAAGTACGAATGTAGCAGAACACTTAGGGAGAACATATTATCAGTATGAATTAGAGCCACCTCATGCTCTTATTACTGCAACTGCAGCAGGAAATCGCCTCTACTTGTTCAACGTAACTGCAAGTGGTATGGATATTGATCCTAATGCAAGATGCATTTCAATGACCTAAGGcaaaaatattcatatgttTTACTTTTGCAGGTCTTCAGTGGAAGAGGCACTACAGTGATTTGAAGAGGATATCCGACTCTTTTCGTGTTGTCTAATTGAAATTTTGTGAACAGTGATTGCATAAAACTATTATTCGAGTATCTGTAAAGTTTACAACAatgagaggagaaagaaaagattcaAAATTAACTAAAAGTTAAATGTGTTGGTGGAAAATTGAGTTCCATTTGTGTATAGCTTTGGTGCATATCAAATTCTTGTCTAAAGATCTCTTGCAATTATTTGGCAGTAGTTTGTGTAAAAGCAGATATTGAAGGAAACACTAAAGAGCTCTGCATATGCGTCAACCTTCAAGGTTCAGATGCTTcacaattaaacttttgataatCATGAAATTTGATAGGCAGATACTGAACACTTCTCTGTCTagtgaatctctctctctctctgagcaaATGAAGTACTACATGTTCGGAAAGCCGGTCAGTTTTGGCATGTTATATTTGAAACTACCAAGTTGTGTGCTACTTCATTGACACTTCTTGGAACATTGCTTGTGTTCTATTCGTGGAGTTTTGAAGATTGGATCCGACCTGTTAATGATGAGAAAGAACTGCTAGTCACAGTTGAGGGACGCTTTCTTAGGGTTTTTTAGTTGTAGCTTATGTGCTTTATTGACTCCTCGAAGAGCAGCAAAGACTTCTCCTGTGCTGAAGTTGGTGGATGGGATTTGTTGAGTCCATTGTAAATAGCATATTGCCTGAAGAGTTTCATCAAAGTGCATCTGCTATGGAGTTGGTCTTTCCGAACAGCGACATCATAGTTGATCTTCGAGAAGTAGTCCTCAGGCAGAGTCGTCCAATGGTTCTCAGTGGGTGGTTTTGTTTTGATGCCAGAGTTGGAGGTATTCATCATGGGACAGTTGAGTGATCAGTCTGGCCAGGTTTAAAGGTGGTGGATTAGGGACATTTCAATTAGCATGTTGTGGTTAGCTTAGGTAGAGGGTGTCAAGCAGGAGGGTGGCATAAAAGAAATCCACTGTGTGATACATCTTAAAGGGTATAGAACACTAGCAATAAATTATAATCACTTCATCAGACTCAAATCCTTCATCTAGCATTTTGCGAAATGCTTCAAGATCAGCTTCCTCGCAAACCCACACTGCGCATACCCGGGCATGACCATGTGGCATGAAGTACCCAGAAACCATTGATGACCAAACAAAGAAATCTCCATTACAACTTCCCTTGCAGCCTCCATCTCCCCATTTCCGGCGTGCCCATCAACCATCACAGTCCAAGTCACCACATTCTTCAACGCAGTAGGAACCCTGTTCAACAATTTCCCTGGTAGCGTTCCTTCTTCCAGTAGGTTTGGATTGATGGTAGAGTACTGGGTAATGTGTAATTACTTGTTGGTTTTGGGACAAAGTTATTGTCATTTCAAAGTTTCATCTTTTTCGCGCTGCCAACCTTCGATTGCCGCAACGATCATCAGTATTATATCGTTTTGAAGCTCGTCAAGACCACCCATACACTTAAACCTAATAACTTAAATGCCCCTCTCCCCAGTTTTTCCCTCTATGAAGCAACTTGAATTATGGTCTTTTGAGGAACGGAGCTGAGAATGCTGAAACTCTTGCGGAACTCTAGAACTATCAGAGAATTGAAGCAAACACATCTTCAGATTCTCATGAATGGCCTCCATGGTAGTGATTTTGTACTGCCTAAGCTTATTGCACTTGCCTCCGAACTTTTTTCGCTTGATTACGCGGTTAGGATATTTCAGTATTCTGAGTATCCGAATGTAGTTTCCTGTAATACTATGATCAAATGCTTTATTGGAAAGACCCATAAGGGCGCATTGCGTGTTTACGATCAAATGAAGGTGTTGACCATCGCACCGAATAGTTTTACCTTTACTTTTCTTCTGAGGTGTTTTGAACCGTTTGAAGCTCTAGAAGATGGTAGAGTGGTTCATGGTGATATTGTGAAGCTAGGATTCGGTTCAAGTGTTTTTGTTCAGAATACCCTTTTGGATTTCTACGCTAAATGTGGCCGGAATTTGGATTGGGCTAGTCGGGTGTTTGGAGAAATGCCTACAAGAGATGTTGTTTCATGGAATTCAATGATTGGTGCGTACTTGGCACATGGGAAAGTAGAATCTGCTATTGGGTTGTTTGATTCAATGCCTGAGAGGAACGTTGTGTCATGGAACTCTATTGTTTCGGGGCTTTCTAAGGCTGGAATTATGGAATTGGCTCGCTCTGTCTTCGATAGAATGCCAGGAAAAAATGAGGTTTCCTGGAATTCCATGATTTCTGGCTATATACGGCTGGGTGATGTTGAGTCTGCACAGTGTATTTTTGATCAGATGTCAAAGAGAACAGTAGTTTCTTGGACAGTTATGATTTCAGGATATACTATGATTGGAGATCTTGAATCTGCGAGGAACATTTTTCATCAGATGCCAGTTAAGAACACAGTCTCTTGGAATGCTATGATTGCTGGTTATGTTCATAACCATGAGTTTGTTCAAGCTCTTTATGTGTTTCATCAGATGTTAATTGATGGCAAGTGCAGGCCTGATCAGACAACTTTGGTCAGCATACTCTCTGCCTGTTCTCATTTGGGATCTCTAGAACATGGGAAATGGATTGATTCTTATATTAAGATAAACAAGTTCGACATGACTATTCCTTTAGGCAATGCTCTAATAGACTTCTTTGCAAAATGTGGAGATGTGGAAAATGCAAAAGCAGTTTTTGATAAGATGGCTAAAAGATGTGTAATTACATGGACGACAATGATTTTGGGTCTAGCTGTTAATGGTCATTGTAAAGAAGCTCTAGCACTCTTCGATAGGATGCATGCCGAAGGAGTTCAGCAAGATGATGTCATTTTCATCGCTGTTCTATCAGCCTGCACTCATGGAGGGTTGGTAGAAGAAGGCAAAAGAGTATTTGGCCAGATGGTGCGGGAGTTTGATATTGTACCTCGAATTGAGCATTATGGTTGCATGGTTGACCTTCTGGGTCGGGCAGGGAGGTTGGAAGAAGCGGAAGAATTCATTGAAGGCATGCATTTAAAGCCAAATGCTGTCATTTGGGCCACTCTACTAGGTTCTTGTAAGATTCATGGAAAAGGGGATATATTAAAATCTGTGACGAGAAAGATTATGGAGCTGGAACCTTCAAATCCTAGCTATTTGGCGCTTATTTCCAATATGAGCGCCTCAATTGGACAGTGGAAAGATACTTTGGTATCTCGGGTCGCAATGAGACGGCAAGGCTTGGAGAAAGTTCCTGGTTGTAGCTCAATTCAAGTAGGGGATAAGGTCCATGAGTTTCTAGCCAAAGATACGAGTCATGAGCAAAGAAAGGACATTTATGGGGTTTTATATTGTTTAAATGGACACTTGAAAGCAGTGTCTGATGAATTATGATTCGTGGGAAAATCCCATGGTTCATGGCACTAAAAAGGATGGCTTAGGAAGAATGAACAATGAGAAAGTCGAGTATCTTGGAACAGTTTTTACTTTCGTATCGGAGAAAAATTTACTTTAAAATCTGGATCGTGATCGCTTCCAAGAAAACCTCATCTTTCATGAACcagaaaatgagaaagtaatTGAGGTTTTAGTTGCACAAAATTTGGAGGTTGAATTGGGAAAAAACACCAAATTAAATGTCCTCTGTCTCGTAGAATTAAGCAACAGAAAACTGTGGGCAGGCATGACTCGTAAAATCAATGCTGAAACATCTACTGCTGAAAAGGTGGCAATTTGGCAAGGGGAAGAACTATTGCCAGGGGAATTATGGCTGTTGAGACCATCTTTCGTGAAATGAAACGGTAAAGTTGTGGCTGCTTGGTGGCCATTCTCATCAGCAGAGTCAGAGATGCGGGACAAGAAGAAGAATTGGAACCTCACAAAAGCATTTGAGCTATAAGGTTCTGATAATGTAGAATCTTTGTTTTGTCATGTTCAATAGAATTAGAAGGATGGTAATATTGAGACTCACAAAGCTGGGAATTTATGGATGGCAATCAAACTTATAATGGTCTAGATGACTTAATTTCACCGGCTCTTATGATTAGAACTCGAAACCTTTTAACTTGGTGTTCTCTGTCATATatttcctgtatacttgggctatgccttgttattttttttaatagaattttattttacttatcaaaaaaagaagtCAAAACCATTTGTATGGGATATAAGGAACAGGTGGAATTGAAGCTACTAGCTTGTGTTAATTCTGGCTGAAGAACCCTAACCCCAATGTACTTTGTTCTAAATACCACCAGAGCCATGCCCTTTTCTGGAAACTGCTGATCCTCTGTAGAGAAAAGATTCCTGGTTTGTGAATTCTGCATCTTGTTTaaccccccccgcccccccccccccccccccccccccccaaccccccaacaaaaaaaaaaaaaaaaaaaccctttctttttcat encodes the following:
- the LOC121242092 gene encoding psbP domain-containing protein 4, chloroplastic, which codes for MGTVLYSSCSFSWRYHQQKVHSNNLLTHSSLESGISRAKVTACSGESGLVGEEVEKGSGFMKRRSVLVSGTSLISSAILGSAREGLAVVKQGLLAGRIPGLSEPDEQGWRTYRRPDEKSGGHGVGWSPIIPYAFSVPQDWEEVPVSIADLGGTEIDLRFASSKEGRIFVIVAPVLRFADGLGENAKIELIGPPEKVIDAFGPEVIGENVEGKVISTNVAEHLGRTYYQYELEPPHALITATAAGNRLYLFNVTASGLQWKRHYSDLKRISDSFRVV
- the LOC121242090 gene encoding pentatricopeptide repeat-containing protein At3g29230-like produces the protein MLKLLRNSRTIRELKQTHLQILMNGLHGSDFVLPKLIALASELFSLDYAVRIFQYSEYPNVVSCNTMIKCFIGKTHKGALRVYDQMKVLTIAPNSFTFTFLLRCFEPFEALEDGRVVHGDIVKLGFGSSVFVQNTLLDFYAKCGRNLDWASRVFGEMPTRDVVSWNSMIGAYLAHGKVESAIGLFDSMPERNVVSWNSIVSGLSKAGIMELARSVFDRMPGKNEVSWNSMISGYIRLGDVESAQCIFDQMSKRTVVSWTVMISGYTMIGDLESARNIFHQMPVKNTVSWNAMIAGYVHNHEFVQALYVFHQMLIDGKCRPDQTTLVSILSACSHLGSLEHGKWIDSYIKINKFDMTIPLGNALIDFFAKCGDVENAKAVFDKMAKRCVITWTTMILGLAVNGHCKEALALFDRMHAEGVQQDDVIFIAVLSACTHGGLVEEGKRVFGQMVREFDIVPRIEHYGCMVDLLGRAGRLEEAEEFIEGMHLKPNAVIWATLLGSCKIHGKGDILKSVTRKIMELEPSNPSYLALISNMSASIGQWKDTLVSRVAMRRQGLEKVPGCSSIQVGDKVHEFLAKDTSHEQRKDIYGVLYCLNGHLKAVSDEL